The Herpetosiphonaceae bacterium nucleotide sequence GTGTCATCGCCGAGCATGATCGAGCCGTGGTTGGAGCCGTGCGACTTTGCCGCGAAGAGGGCCATGTGGTCTTACGGACGATGCAGATTCACGAAGCCTATCAGCGGCGGGGCCTTGGAGCGCGGATGCTGCGCGCGCTAGAGCCGCTGATCGAGGCGGAGCCGTGCTACTGCCTGCCCTATGAGCATTTGCCCGGCTTCTATCGAACGATCGGCTTCCAGATCATCGACCTGGAAGCCGCGCCGCCGCATCTGCAAGCGCGCTACACGCTCGGCAGCGCGCAAGGGCTGCGCATGTTGCTGATGATGCGACCAGCGGGGCCGCGAGCGGAGGAGCGTCACACTCCGCGCTAGGCCGAAGGAGCTGCTGGATTCTCGGCGTTCGGCGGAGCGGACAGAGAGCGCAGCGCGCTGATGCTTGGTAAAAACAGATACGCGCCGCCGCGCGTTGTCACAAAGCGCGCAAAGCCTTTGATGATCGTGCTCGACCCATCCTTGTTGGGAATTGTGAAGTAGCTATCGTCGGGCGAATTATTGCCAAGCAGCCCGTCCCGTGTCGGGGTACCATCCGGCTTATTCAGGTCATCAAACTCCGAGCCGTTGACCCAGTTCTGCATCACGAACTCGAATTGGTACTTGAGGCTCGCATTGATAAACAGGCCAACCAGTCCCCGCGCCACACCGTCGTTTGGCTGCGAAGGGTTGTAGGGCGGGCCGTACGGCATGGCGCGGCGCACGATCCGATGCAGCGACACAACGCCCTGGATGATGTCATCGCGGGGATTCGTCCGCCGGATGTGCGATCCGACCGGGCATCGAACGCCGTCCGGGTCTTGATCGAAATAATCAAAGTTATTGATCGTCGCGAGGGTGATCGGCGGCTCTGGCGCATCTGTATCGGGTGACAGCACCAGCGGCACGCCGTTGCGCCAGCGGCCACATAGCTTTGCTGCCAGCAGCTCCCGGCTCATGGACGGCGACTCGTTGGCAGTGAGAAATCGATCAAAGCCATCGACATCCTGCTCCAGCACGCGAAACGCCGCAAAGCTGCCGTTCTGTTGTAGCTCCAGCGTCTTAGCATCCGCGCCGGTATCCGAGATCCCACCAGGATAGCCGAGCAAGAACTGGCTCAAAGGCACCACATCTTGATGATCCGGCACCATCGTCGGCGGCACTCCCTGGATCGTCGGCTGGGCGATACCATCGGCGTACCCGAAGTGGACCTTGGGTAACA carries:
- a CDS encoding GNAT family N-acetyltransferase, yielding MNPAFLTVRQATPEDFDRIRAFYAPLVRKQINPDERCVIAEHDRAVVGAVRLCREEGHVVLRTMQIHEAYQRRGLGARMLRALEPLIEAEPCYCLPYEHLPGFYRTIGFQIIDLEAAPPHLQARYTLGSAQGLRMLLMMRPAGPRAEERHTPR